One Streptosporangium sp. NBC_01495 DNA window includes the following coding sequences:
- a CDS encoding GlsB/YeaQ/YmgE family stress response membrane protein, whose translation MTVTGIITAIVIGAIIGALGRLVVPGKQGIPIWLTIVIGIVAALIGTAIAGALGVSATSGIDWIELIIQIALAAVGVILAVSLYGRRGVR comes from the coding sequence ATGACAGTCACCGGCATCATTACCGCCATCGTCATCGGCGCCATCATCGGTGCCCTGGGTCGGCTCGTCGTGCCCGGCAAGCAGGGCATCCCGATCTGGCTGACCATCGTGATCGGTATCGTCGCCGCACTCATCGGCACCGCGATCGCCGGAGCCCTGGGGGTCTCCGCCACGTCCGGTATCGACTGGATCGAGCTGATCATCCAGATCGCCCTGGCCGCAGTCGGCGTCATCCTGGCGGTGAGCCTGTACGGCAGGCGAGGCGTCCGCTAG
- a CDS encoding FAD/NAD(P)-binding protein — MTDPHEINPRKALELGMDRPISRRDFFDGVITATGIAAACSLPGADGGDARPARPEDLELSPDMSYPPSRTGLRGDTAEALSVPHALRDQRFWPYAGAPEPTGEHYDLVVVGAGISGLSAAHRWLERDPGARILILDNHDDIGGHALRNEFRPAAGKGPLVAYGGSRSMERPSAWTPEGKDLLAKLDIRPERLAESSGRGLYASLGMHDSVFCDRETFSKERLVVLTPGKSAPRWIAELPVAERARRDLLMLYGDPPDWFPGLSAEEKQARLARLTYSGFLRDVCGVHPDVPAFVRTMPSDEWGYGSDAFGAIDAWGSADEHRYAGFQGLGLDRSKPSRYNSPTVIKEWDAGEPRACRFPEGNQAIVRMIVARMIPGFATACGARDVTTASFDYGVLDRPGNRVRVRLSSPVVSAANDGLPDTAVGATVGYFDGERVRTVRAGGVIMACWNSMIPYLVDDLPPAQQAALRRAVKVPLLYATVQLRDWRAWRRMGIRRARFTGARWCVAELDDPADTGGHRCPRRPEEPITAHLVGTPVTPGLSPAHGSVAGRYALIETPYEHLEYSIRDQLTRLLGPGGFDAARDIEAITVNRWGHGYAPEYATPWDLDFYPDGQPPAAVARRTHGRIAIANSDSVPAARADAAVTAAYRAVEELGSGPARPSRGPLLA; from the coding sequence ATGACAGATCCTCACGAGATCAATCCACGTAAGGCCCTGGAACTCGGCATGGACCGGCCCATCTCCCGCCGGGACTTCTTCGATGGGGTGATCACGGCCACCGGGATCGCGGCGGCATGCTCGCTGCCCGGGGCCGACGGGGGAGACGCCCGTCCCGCACGCCCGGAGGATCTGGAGCTTTCGCCGGACATGTCCTATCCGCCGTCCCGCACGGGGCTGCGCGGCGACACCGCGGAGGCGCTGAGCGTGCCCCACGCCCTCCGCGACCAACGGTTCTGGCCGTACGCGGGCGCCCCGGAGCCCACCGGCGAGCACTACGACCTGGTCGTGGTGGGCGCGGGGATCAGCGGTCTCAGCGCGGCCCACCGGTGGCTGGAGCGCGACCCCGGCGCGCGGATCCTGATCCTCGACAACCACGACGACATCGGCGGGCACGCCTTACGCAACGAGTTCCGCCCGGCGGCCGGGAAGGGGCCGCTGGTCGCGTACGGCGGCTCGCGGTCGATGGAGCGCCCGTCGGCGTGGACCCCGGAGGGCAAGGACCTGCTCGCCAAGCTGGACATCCGCCCCGAGAGGCTCGCGGAGTCCTCCGGCCGGGGGCTGTACGCGAGCCTGGGGATGCACGACAGCGTCTTCTGCGACCGGGAGACCTTCTCCAAGGAGAGGTTGGTCGTGCTCACGCCCGGCAAGAGCGCCCCCCGGTGGATCGCCGAGCTGCCCGTCGCGGAGCGGGCCAGGAGGGACCTGCTCATGCTGTACGGCGACCCGCCCGACTGGTTCCCCGGCCTGTCCGCCGAGGAGAAACAGGCGCGGCTGGCCCGGCTGACCTACTCGGGTTTCCTCAGGGACGTCTGCGGGGTCCACCCGGACGTGCCGGCGTTCGTCAGGACCATGCCGAGCGACGAGTGGGGCTACGGCTCCGACGCCTTCGGCGCGATCGACGCCTGGGGGAGCGCCGACGAGCACCGGTACGCGGGGTTCCAGGGGCTCGGGCTCGACAGGTCCAAGCCGTCCAGGTACAACTCCCCGACCGTGATCAAGGAGTGGGACGCGGGCGAACCGCGCGCCTGCCGCTTCCCCGAGGGCAACCAGGCGATCGTCCGGATGATCGTCGCCCGGATGATCCCCGGCTTCGCCACGGCCTGCGGCGCGCGGGACGTCACCACCGCGAGCTTCGACTACGGCGTGCTCGACCGGCCGGGCAACCGGGTCCGCGTACGCCTGTCCAGCCCGGTGGTCTCGGCCGCCAACGACGGCCTTCCCGACACGGCCGTCGGCGCCACCGTCGGCTACTTCGACGGCGAGCGGGTGAGGACCGTACGGGCGGGCGGCGTGATCATGGCCTGCTGGAACTCGATGATCCCCTACCTGGTCGACGACCTACCGCCCGCGCAACAGGCGGCCCTGCGACGGGCGGTCAAGGTGCCCCTGCTGTACGCGACCGTCCAGCTCCGCGACTGGCGGGCCTGGCGGAGGATGGGGATCAGGCGCGCCCGGTTCACCGGCGCCCGCTGGTGCGTGGCCGAGCTCGACGACCCGGCCGACACCGGCGGCCACCGGTGCCCGAGGAGGCCCGAGGAGCCGATCACCGCGCACCTGGTCGGCACCCCCGTCACCCCCGGACTGTCACCCGCGCACGGCTCGGTCGCCGGGCGGTACGCCCTGATCGAGACGCCGTACGAGCACCTGGAGTACAGCATCCGCGACCAGCTCACCCGGCTGCTCGGGCCGGGAGGCTTCGACGCGGCCCGCGACATCGAGGCGATCACGGTCAACCGGTGGGGACACGGCTACGCGCCGGAGTACGCCACCCCGTGGGACCTCGACTTCTACCCCGACGGGCAGCCCCCGGCGGCCGTCGCCCGCAGGACGCACGGCCGGATCGCGATCGCCAACTCCGACTCCGTTCCCGCCGCCCGCGCCGACGCGGCGGTCACCGCCGCCTACCGCGCGGTCGAGGAGCTCGGGAGCGGGCCCGCGCGCCCCTCCCGCGGGCCGCTCCTGGCCTGA
- a CDS encoding acyltransferase family protein, whose amino-acid sequence MSVATPLRAVLPPAAARDPFFDNAKFLAITLVVSGHLIEDLRDVPAAHAAYFFVYTFHMPLFIVLSGYLSRNFTFSSGKARKLISTLAVPYVIFELIYSLPRLFLYGKLDISLLDPYYLTWFLMSLFLWRLSTPVWQQLRWPLVVAVGLSLLSGMSNLPDELSMNRTLGLLPFYVLGLMLRPEHFEWLRRRWVRVAGAVILVAGAVLAFAVHTSVKTEWIRWRHANDVIGVDDLTGSLIRLGMLTAGALLVAAFLAITPSRRTWYSGLGMATMYAYLLHGLVVKVAERFYGDWSQTLPGVAAVALLGVGLAALLCTAPVRRVTHWAVEPSMSWAFTRLRKPG is encoded by the coding sequence GTGAGCGTCGCAACCCCGCTGCGGGCCGTCCTGCCGCCCGCCGCGGCCAGGGACCCGTTCTTCGACAACGCCAAGTTCCTCGCGATCACCCTGGTCGTGTCCGGCCACCTGATCGAGGACCTGCGGGACGTTCCGGCCGCGCACGCCGCCTACTTCTTCGTGTACACGTTCCACATGCCGCTGTTCATCGTGCTCAGCGGCTACCTGTCACGAAATTTCACCTTCTCGTCGGGCAAGGCGCGCAAGCTGATCAGCACCCTCGCCGTCCCGTACGTGATCTTCGAGCTGATCTACTCGCTGCCCCGCCTCTTCCTGTACGGCAAGCTCGACATCAGCCTCCTCGACCCGTACTACCTGACCTGGTTCCTGATGTCGCTGTTCCTGTGGCGGCTGTCCACGCCGGTCTGGCAGCAGCTGCGGTGGCCGCTGGTGGTCGCGGTCGGGTTGTCGCTGCTGTCGGGGATGAGCAACCTCCCCGACGAGCTGTCGATGAACCGCACCCTCGGCCTGCTCCCGTTCTACGTGCTCGGGCTCATGCTGCGGCCCGAGCACTTCGAGTGGCTCAGGAGGCGGTGGGTCCGGGTCGCGGGCGCGGTCATCCTGGTCGCCGGCGCGGTCCTGGCGTTCGCCGTGCACACCTCCGTGAAGACCGAGTGGATCCGCTGGCGGCACGCCAACGACGTGATCGGGGTGGACGACCTCACCGGCAGCCTGATCCGCCTGGGCATGTTGACCGCGGGGGCGCTGCTCGTCGCCGCGTTCCTGGCGATCACCCCGTCCAGGCGCACCTGGTACTCCGGGCTCGGCATGGCGACCATGTACGCCTACCTCCTCCACGGCCTGGTGGTGAAGGTCGCCGAGCGGTTCTACGGCGACTGGTCGCAGACCCTGCCGGGGGTGGCGGCCGTGGCTCTCCTCGGGGTCGGGCTCGCCGCCCTGCTGTGCACGGCGCCGGTGCGGCGCGTCACCCACTGGGCGGTCGAGCCCAGCATGAGCTGGGCCTTCACCAGACTGAGAAAGCCGGGCTGA
- a CDS encoding SDR family NAD(P)-dependent oxidoreductase, whose protein sequence is MISVITGASAGIGEAAAVELARRGQTVVLVGRNPDKTARVAERVREVSGVLPDTFTCDYTLLDDVRSLGAELLSRYDRIDVLVNNAGVMTTRRTLTRDGHETMIQVNHLAPFLLTNLLLERVVGRVITTTSRAGKTGGLDPSDLDRERRRWSGWLQYGDSKQAGALFTVELARRLQGTGVTATCFHPGVIKTEFAPSTFMMWMVKNVPGMGQTVEEGASTMVHLATHQDGAAHPGRYFAKSAPAAVPKRMTDPALARALWDASAAAVG, encoded by the coding sequence ATGATTAGTGTGATTACCGGGGCTAGTGCCGGAATTGGCGAAGCTGCGGCGGTAGAGCTCGCGAGACGCGGGCAGACGGTAGTTCTGGTCGGCCGTAATCCCGACAAGACAGCTCGGGTAGCGGAAAGGGTGCGAGAGGTCTCCGGGGTACTTCCGGATACGTTTACGTGCGATTACACCCTTTTGGATGATGTGCGTAGTTTGGGGGCTGAACTCCTGTCCCGCTACGACCGGATCGACGTGCTCGTCAACAACGCGGGCGTCATGACCACCAGGCGCACGCTCACGCGCGACGGTCACGAGACGATGATCCAGGTCAACCACCTGGCTCCCTTCCTGCTGACGAACCTGCTGCTCGAACGGGTCGTGGGGCGGGTGATCACCACGACCTCCAGGGCGGGCAAGACCGGGGGCCTCGACCCGTCCGACCTCGACCGCGAGCGGCGGCGCTGGAGCGGCTGGCTCCAGTACGGGGACTCCAAACAGGCGGGCGCCCTGTTCACGGTGGAGCTGGCCCGCCGCCTTCAGGGCACCGGGGTGACCGCGACCTGCTTCCATCCGGGCGTGATCAAGACCGAGTTCGCCCCGTCGACGTTCATGATGTGGATGGTGAAGAACGTTCCCGGCATGGGCCAGACCGTCGAGGAGGGGGCGAGCACCATGGTCCACCTCGCCACCCATCAGGACGGCGCAGCCCATCCGGGCCGCTACTTCGCCAAGAGCGCCCCCGCGGCCGTTCCCAAAAGGATGACCGACCCCGCGCTGGCCCGCGCCCTCTGGGACGCCAGCGCCGCGGCCGTCGGGTAA
- a CDS encoding nitrate- and nitrite sensing domain-containing protein, whose protein sequence is MLLLLPLLSLSALWGFVLNLTVGDGIALLRANALYQTVGVTSTELGLQLQAERTQSSVAISSRVLTSGMGDQRARTDRAVEGFRQAATTDDSGSPELRNSLDELLRQLDKLPSVRSGVDSGQHTRLGVLSNYNQILDAVFLVYDQMAAVPDLSIFQQATAMQGMGNAHDMIARENALISGALIDYRLSEEERRAFGEYVATRRFLHARGAASLDPELGAQYRDTFASSAFEKFTDLEKAIVGSTGGRLTPEASKWKATTNAISTWLDKVNLGSSKILADRAQEVATGVLIRIVIAGGVGLIAVVASIIISVRFGRRLAAELAGLRSAALDLADVRLPRVVERLRRGEEVDVRAEAPPIQAGGSTEVHDVAHAFGSVQRTAVEAAVGQANLRRGVSQVFVNLARRKQSLLHRQLTLLDSMQRRATDPDSLEDLFRLDHLTTRMRRHAEGLIILSGSAPGRSWRKPVPVIDVLRAAIAEVEDYTRVNVAPVPDVSLDGAAVADITHLVAELIENATIFSPPQTAVTVRGDVVANGFAVEVEDRGLGLSTAEYAAINERLASPPEFDLADSDRLGLFVVGQLASRHDIQVILRGSPFGGTTAIVLIPRSVIAQQGSPLALTSERTSFTAERVTGRSGELFESAPPGALAPPANGNNLPRRTRQASSNQPAQPAAPSLSVVTDLPARAPFPDQRTGGEAGWETGWDAASREAPPNAPFQAAPSGPQGSPQEPRETHETPREARPRDKGGNGGPTRQTATQPPTGPGGLPRRVRQANLAPQLRQEAESAEPEPKAEPSEERSPDEVRALFSAFQAGARRGREEQDNDFAHHTTGDKGDK, encoded by the coding sequence TTGCTGTTGCTCCTGCCGCTGCTGTCACTGAGCGCGCTCTGGGGCTTCGTACTCAACCTGACCGTCGGTGACGGCATCGCGCTGCTGAGGGCGAACGCCCTCTACCAGACGGTGGGCGTCACCTCCACTGAGCTGGGACTTCAGCTTCAGGCCGAGCGAACGCAGTCGTCGGTGGCGATCAGTTCCCGGGTCCTCACGAGCGGGATGGGCGACCAGCGCGCCCGTACCGACCGCGCGGTCGAGGGCTTCAGGCAGGCCGCCACAACCGATGATTCCGGCAGCCCGGAACTACGCAACTCGCTGGACGAGCTGCTCCGCCAGCTCGACAAGCTGCCGAGCGTCCGCTCGGGCGTCGACAGCGGGCAGCACACCCGGCTGGGCGTGCTGTCGAACTACAACCAGATCCTCGACGCGGTCTTCCTGGTGTACGACCAGATGGCCGCGGTGCCCGACCTCTCGATCTTCCAGCAGGCCACGGCCATGCAGGGCATGGGCAACGCCCACGACATGATCGCCAGGGAGAACGCGCTGATCAGCGGGGCGCTGATCGACTATCGGCTGTCCGAGGAGGAGCGCAGGGCCTTCGGCGAGTACGTCGCCACCCGGCGCTTCCTGCACGCCCGGGGCGCGGCCTCGCTGGATCCCGAGCTGGGCGCGCAGTACCGCGACACCTTCGCCTCCTCCGCCTTCGAGAAGTTCACCGACCTGGAGAAGGCCATCGTCGGGTCGACCGGCGGCCGGCTGACCCCCGAGGCGAGCAAGTGGAAGGCGACCACGAACGCGATCTCGACCTGGCTCGACAAGGTCAACCTCGGCTCCTCCAAGATCCTGGCGGACCGGGCCCAGGAGGTCGCCACCGGCGTCCTGATCCGGATCGTGATCGCGGGTGGCGTCGGCCTGATCGCGGTGGTCGCGTCGATCATCATCTCGGTCCGCTTCGGCCGCCGCCTCGCCGCCGAGCTGGCCGGGCTCCGCTCGGCAGCCCTGGATCTGGCGGACGTGCGGCTCCCCCGCGTCGTGGAACGCCTGCGGCGCGGCGAGGAGGTCGACGTACGGGCCGAGGCGCCGCCGATCCAGGCGGGCGGCTCGACCGAGGTGCACGACGTGGCCCACGCGTTCGGCTCGGTGCAGCGCACCGCCGTGGAGGCCGCCGTCGGCCAGGCCAACCTGCGGCGCGGTGTCAGCCAGGTCTTCGTGAACCTGGCGCGGCGCAAGCAGAGCCTGCTGCACCGCCAGCTCACCCTGCTCGACAGCATGCAGCGCCGGGCGACCGACCCCGACAGCCTTGAGGACCTGTTCCGGCTGGACCACCTGACCACCCGCATGCGGCGGCACGCGGAGGGCCTGATCATCCTGTCCGGCTCGGCGCCCGGCCGGTCGTGGCGCAAGCCGGTACCGGTGATCGACGTCCTGCGGGCCGCGATCGCCGAGGTCGAGGACTACACCCGGGTCAACGTGGCGCCGGTGCCCGACGTCTCGCTCGACGGGGCCGCGGTCGCCGACATCACCCACCTGGTGGCCGAACTGATCGAGAACGCCACGATCTTCTCGCCGCCGCAGACCGCGGTGACCGTGCGCGGCGACGTGGTGGCCAACGGGTTCGCCGTCGAGGTCGAGGACCGCGGCCTGGGCCTGAGCACCGCGGAGTACGCGGCGATCAACGAACGGCTGGCCAGCCCGCCGGAGTTCGACCTGGCGGACAGCGACCGGCTCGGCCTGTTCGTGGTGGGCCAGCTCGCCTCCCGGCACGACATCCAGGTCATCCTGCGCGGCTCGCCGTTCGGCGGCACCACGGCCATCGTCCTCATTCCCCGCTCGGTGATCGCCCAGCAGGGCTCGCCGCTCGCCCTCACCTCGGAGCGGACGTCCTTCACCGCCGAGCGCGTCACCGGGCGTTCGGGAGAGCTGTTCGAGTCCGCCCCTCCCGGCGCGCTCGCTCCCCCGGCCAACGGCAACAACCTCCCGCGCAGGACGAGGCAGGCCTCCTCGAACCAGCCGGCCCAGCCCGCCGCCCCGTCCCTCAGCGTGGTGACGGACCTGCCCGCCCGCGCCCCGTTCCCGGATCAGAGGACGGGCGGCGAGGCGGGGTGGGAGACGGGCTGGGACGCGGCCTCCCGCGAGGCACCCCCCAACGCGCCGTTCCAGGCAGCGCCCTCCGGGCCCCAGGGATCACCCCAGGAGCCCCGTGAGACCCACGAGACGCCCCGGGAGGCCCGCCCCCGGGACAAGGGCGGCAACGGCGGCCCGACGCGTCAGACGGCCACACAGCCCCCCACGGGGCCGGGCGGTCTGCCCCGCCGGGTCCGGCAGGCGAACCTGGCGCCTCAGCTCCGCCAGGAGGCCGAGTCGGCCGAGCCCGAGCCGAAGGCGGAACCGAGCGAGGAGCGTTCGCCGGACGAGGTCCGCGCACTGTTCTCCGCCTTCCAGGCGGGGGCTCGACGCGGGCGCGAGGAGCAGGACAATGACTTCGCGCACCATACGACAGGCGACAAGGGGGACAAATGA
- a CDS encoding roadblock/LC7 domain-containing protein — protein MTGKLTNTGELNWLLDDLTTRVGAVRQAVILSTDGLAVGFSKGLLREDAEHLSAVAAGFQSLARGAGRHFGGGEVRQTIVEMESAFLFVTAAGQGTCLAVLSSSDADVGHIAYEMAMLVKRVGQHISTNPRQGLS, from the coding sequence ATGACCGGGAAATTGACCAACACCGGCGAGCTGAACTGGCTCCTCGACGACCTGACCACCAGGGTGGGCGCGGTACGCCAAGCGGTGATCCTCTCCACCGACGGGCTGGCCGTCGGATTCTCGAAGGGACTCCTGCGCGAGGACGCCGAGCATCTGTCCGCGGTCGCCGCCGGATTCCAGAGCCTGGCGCGCGGAGCGGGACGCCACTTCGGCGGCGGCGAGGTGCGCCAGACCATCGTGGAGATGGAGTCGGCGTTCCTGTTCGTCACCGCCGCGGGACAGGGCACCTGCCTGGCCGTGCTGAGCAGCTCCGACGCCGACGTCGGCCACATCGCCTACGAGATGGCGATGCTGGTCAAGCGGGTCGGCCAGCACATCTCCACCAATCCACGTCAAGGTCTCTCGTGA
- a CDS encoding DUF742 domain-containing protein: MTHWMDEEAGPVVRPYALIGGRTRSSGDKLDLVAMVTSTRGAPSGGFLPGPEQERILAMVTTPTSVADVASDLNLPLGVVRVLLGDLQDHKLISIGRASASERILKEVINGLRAL, translated from the coding sequence ATGACACACTGGATGGACGAGGAGGCCGGACCGGTCGTCCGGCCGTACGCGCTCATCGGGGGTCGCACCCGCTCCTCCGGTGACAAGCTGGACCTGGTCGCGATGGTCACCTCGACTCGCGGCGCTCCGTCCGGGGGGTTCCTCCCAGGCCCCGAACAGGAACGCATCCTCGCCATGGTCACCACTCCGACCTCGGTCGCCGACGTCGCCTCGGACCTCAACCTGCCACTCGGCGTGGTGCGGGTCCTGCTCGGTGACCTGCAGGACCACAAGCTCATCTCGATCGGGCGCGCTTCCGCGAGCGAGCGCATTCTCAAGGAAGTGATCAATGGACTTCGGGCCCTCTGA
- a CDS encoding GTP-binding protein, giving the protein MDFGPSDEPVALKILIAGGFGVGKTTLVGAISEIRPLRTEEVLSDRGIGIDDVNGVEGKTTTTVAMDFGRITIREGLVVYLFGTPGQERFWFMWDELSYGALGAVVLADTRRLTDCFPSIDYFEQRGTPFIVAVNCFDGAEQHEAEDVRVALDLDANVPVLLCDVRRRVSAKTVLVTLVEHSLRVLTASQS; this is encoded by the coding sequence ATGGACTTCGGGCCCTCTGACGAACCCGTCGCCCTCAAGATTCTCATCGCGGGTGGCTTCGGGGTGGGCAAGACCACGCTTGTGGGCGCCATCAGCGAGATCCGGCCGCTCCGCACCGAGGAGGTCCTCTCCGACCGCGGTATCGGCATCGACGACGTCAACGGCGTCGAGGGCAAGACCACCACCACGGTCGCGATGGACTTCGGCCGCATCACGATCAGGGAGGGCCTGGTCGTCTACCTGTTCGGCACGCCGGGCCAGGAGCGCTTCTGGTTCATGTGGGACGAGCTGTCCTACGGCGCGCTGGGCGCCGTGGTGCTCGCCGACACCCGGCGGCTGACCGACTGCTTCCCCTCCATCGACTACTTCGAGCAGCGCGGCACGCCGTTCATCGTGGCCGTCAACTGCTTCGACGGTGCTGAACAGCACGAGGCGGAGGACGTGCGCGTCGCCCTGGACCTCGACGCGAACGTGCCGGTGCTGCTCTGCGACGTGCGACGCCGCGTCTCGGCGAAGACGGTGCTCGTGACGCTCGTGGAGCACTCCCTGAGGGTGCTGACGGCCAGCCAGAGCTGA
- a CDS encoding DUF742 domain-containing protein, whose product MKDDVEWVDEEAGPVVRPYAMTGGRTRASSSSFDMLAMAVATGAPVASGANLGSEHRRLLNLVKRARPVVEIASDAGLPVGVIRVLLGDLLDQGLILVRSPLPAASMPPENLLRELISGLRAL is encoded by the coding sequence ATGAAAGACGACGTCGAGTGGGTCGACGAGGAGGCGGGTCCCGTCGTCCGTCCCTACGCGATGACGGGGGGACGCACTCGGGCGTCGTCCTCCTCGTTCGACATGCTCGCGATGGCGGTGGCGACGGGAGCGCCGGTCGCCTCGGGGGCGAACCTGGGCTCCGAGCACCGGCGGCTGCTCAACCTGGTCAAGCGGGCCCGCCCGGTCGTGGAGATCGCCTCGGACGCGGGCCTGCCGGTCGGCGTGATCAGGGTCCTCCTGGGCGACCTGCTGGACCAGGGCCTGATCCTGGTGCGGTCGCCGCTTCCCGCGGCCTCCATGCCCCCGGAGAACCTCCTGAGGGAACTGATCAGCGGCCTGCGGGCGCTGTGA
- a CDS encoding roadblock/LC7 domain-containing protein has protein sequence MPGELYWLLDDFVTSVADVSHALILSNDGLMMASSRGLSKEDAEHLSAVASGFQSLAKGTSLQFGGGAVRQTMVEMDSAFLFVTSAGQGSCLSVLTTGAADVGLIAYEMARLVTRVGQHLATGPRMAGQ, from the coding sequence GTGCCGGGTGAGCTTTATTGGCTTCTGGATGACTTCGTCACGAGTGTGGCGGACGTCTCGCACGCGCTGATCCTGTCCAACGACGGGCTGATGATGGCCTCGTCCCGAGGGCTGAGCAAGGAGGACGCCGAACACCTGTCCGCGGTCGCCTCCGGCTTCCAGAGTCTCGCCAAGGGCACCAGCCTGCAGTTCGGCGGCGGTGCCGTACGCCAGACGATGGTGGAGATGGACTCCGCGTTCCTCTTCGTCACCTCCGCGGGCCAGGGAAGCTGCCTGTCGGTCCTGACCACCGGCGCCGCCGACGTGGGCCTGATCGCCTACGAGATGGCCCGCCTGGTCACCCGTGTCGGCCAGCACCTGGCCACCGGTCCCCGGATGGCAGGCCAATGA